AGACACACGAGAGCGACTCTACTTACGTCTTCTGGGATTGAAAGGGGAAAGACATTCTTTGGGCTATCCGTAGAAGGGGAGGTAGAAAAATGGAAAGATGAGTTTGGACACCCGGCGGCAGACCGCTTGGAGGGTTGGGTTCGAGCTGCTATGCCAGATTATGAATATCTCAGGGGCAGGAGGCTTGTGATGTAGCTCGACTGATTGGCATCATGCAGGAGGTATCTATAGGAGGTATACCACGGGGACCATAGTATCTTGGTGTGAATCAGACTTAATACAACCGCCGTGCTATTGGTAATAAAATCCACTCATTTACCACTAATTTGAAACTCATCCTTGTCACCTCTCATCACTTTGAACTTTCTTGCCACCCATTCCTCACAAGTCAGTACCTGCCCGTCGTCCTCAAAGTCCGCTTCTCTAAATCCCGGTAAAGCAGTCATAAGGTTTTCCGGCCGCGGCCGAATCATAAAGGCAAAGCTATGCCGGTCCAGTACCTGCGTCCCCGGCACAGTCACCACCCGATGCATCACACTCTCCAAGCGTCCATTGCTAAGAGTCTTCATCGCGTCACCAAAATTTACCATCAAGTGTCCCTGTTTCGGTATCACATGTCGCCACTCTTTCGAGCCAGCAGGGAGAATCTGCAGGCCCGGGGATTCCGAGTATAAGAAAGTCAGAGACCCTACATCTGTGTGGGCGGTCTGAGGGATGCTGAAGCAGTTGTTGCCTATTGATGAGGGGTATTTTAGAAGGCGGACGATATCGAGAGTTGGTTTTGACGCGTCGTGGCAGGATTCGAGGGACTTGTTCTCTTGTAAGTTGAACGCTTGCGAGAGGATTTTGAATACCATGTTTGCGATATCTGAACATGCGGCTGTGAAGGAAACTAATGTGTTGTTGTATTCGTTTATGACTTCGAGATGGGAAACTTTCGTGTCCGGTAATGACGATATCGTGTTTCTGGATATCTGGCTATTGGGTTAGTGGCAagatgccatgttggcaaGTAACTTACCGAGTAGCTCTCAAAGCCATCACGCTGACCTTTGATACCGCCGACATTTCTGCCAATTGGTTTGTATCTGTCGTTTCGGTCAGACTAATTATCACAATGATGAACCTGATGCTCGGAAGTTTGAGAGGAGCGTCTGACCCATTCAACTTATATtgtccaagtttgtcaaTATCATGTCCCATCTTGTGCTCCATATCCAAGCTGAATAGATCAACTCCAAGGCTTTGCATGCCAGCTATGGCGCGAGAGAGCTGATGATCATCCTCAAAACTGAGGTAAAAGATTCCATCGTGTGTCGCGGCGACAACAAGCTTGTCAATATCCTCGGGACCCGCACTCTTCAAAGCTTGGAGTCGAATTGTTTTAAGTCGCGCGACCGGATCGGCGCGTTCATCTCCCTCTGTGGACACTGCCATGATTTGTGTTATGCCTGTTTATTAGTCGTTCGCCTTGTCTCGATAACCTGTCGTAACTACAGGGAGAGGTAAACGTAGTTGTTATATCCGCAAGCTATCGCAGAATGATGGTGTCTTCTTTCAATACCTGCGGTATATTTGACAACGTGGTCTCTACTTCAAAGTTGCTAGTCGGTCACCCTGAGAAACAATACAAAATCTTGAAAAGCGATGAGTAAGTCGTGGCTCGTGCTACTTCGCTAAAAGCGACTCGGCGATTGAGCTGGCCCCTgtgcagagcattgccaaaaaatacaatacaaaatacaatacataggATCTtagatgtattgtatttaaatataatacaatataaaatacaatacatagaTTTTtaaaaaatacaaaatacattgtattgtatttttatATTTTTGTATTTATAGGCagttactattaatagtaatttTTTAAGTTTTCTAAGTTTAATTTCTATGTAAGGTAAAAAAAGCCCTAATTTAAAGTAGAGTTTTATTAGCTAATAATAGCTAGTATTAGCTAATACTAGATTTATTCCTAATTTATTAGCTGATTTTTAGCTATAATTAGATATATAGGGATTTCTATCTAATTTTTTCTAATTAGcataaatacaatacataggGTAggtaaaaaatacaaatacaatacaatacaaaataaatacaatacaaaatacaagcaacccccaaaaagtacaataaatacaatacaagcaatgctctgccCCTGTGGTCTTGCTTGTACGTCATTGTCCAATTGTTTGCTACCTATGCGATTGTAGATCAGTTTTTCCCCAATAATTTAGGCTTTGATCTTTGGTGTCTGCCGCATCTAATACAGTCTGTGCTCAATAGAAACGTGCATGCATGCGTCGATCTGCAAGAAATGAACAgacccaacatcatccacacaGGAATGCTGCGACCCAACATCATCCCTAGGATCTCAGAAGTAACAAGCCGCGCTCTATACACAGGTAATTGGTTAACAATACTGTACCTAAGTCCGTGAGAATTGTTCGACCTCACTCTCAGGTCAGAAACTGCCAAAGTCCACTGTGGCGCACGAACAAAGGAAAGCCAGCCTGAGCAACATGCTCACATCGAGACTGATGCATAAAGCGGTGTGACAATTGCAACAAAGGTCAGTCATGTGGCTTTAACATGCAAATTACATCGAATTTCACGTTGTACCAGTATGGTGACTCTGGTCTCTGCTAGATTCATCTACTTCAAAACATATAGCGTCCAGATGTCGATATAGAACACGCCCAAGTCCCGTAATCCGACTTCCGATCTGTGTTGCAATCAGTTGACCGTGTCTCATCACAAGATCCAAGCACGGTCCATGATATATTTGAAAAGGGTCTTGGCGAGTTTCCACATCATGCCAACTCAGCAAGCCACCCAACAGCTTCCCACTCCACTGCATGAGGCATTCCAATTGTATGAGATCAAGTTGCTACCGCGTTCATCAGCCGCATGAGCTCAACACTGGAATGTAGTTTGTATTACACTCTCCCAtgcgatgaagccaagatATGCATCTAATGAGCCAAGGTACGATGTGATTTAAGCACATTATTTCCGTtaatcaacatggacaagtCCGCAATCAGATGGCCAACCCAGCACGATACTCCGCCGCGTCTTCATCAGTCCATGTTGTGATGCCACCTCTTGCACACTCCTCCATTTTACGTAATACAAATCGTTCCATTACCTCCTGTTGGGGCTTAGAAAGCACCTCCAACCGAGGCAAATGGTCCTGATTCTCGTTTGCCCCGAAGTATCTCTCGTCCAGGAacttccaccagacacaatcaAATGCCCAGCTCTTTCTTGCTGCGTAGTTAATCATCCACATCTGTTTCTCCCAGCTACCACGCATACGCTGAGAAAGCGGTATTTCCGCTCTCTCATCAGTCACCGACGTTCCGTTTAGGCGTTCAGCAGGAGGTACGCAATCATATTTCTTCTCTTCAGCTTCCAATACCCGTAGAAAAGTCTGAAGACGAGGCTCGTACGCCTCCATCCAAGCACGATAGCCACCAGGCCAGTATTCGGGTTCTTCCAGGAGCAACCACCACGGAGGGTCAAAGCTGAATGATGCTGGAGCCGCGTACGCAAACTCCCAGTCTATTACACCGACGACCTGTTGGTCCTTATCTAGAAGAACATTCGTTGGCCGAAAGTCCTCGGAGAATAATCGGAAATCTTGGTCACACTCCTCTTGGTCTTGAAATAGCCGTCCTTGGGCAGAAATGTTGCGAAAGAGCTGACGAGCGACATATTTGTCGCGAgcatcgtcctcgtcgtccacaGCGTCGTTATGTTGAAATGCCAACTGAGCCAGGTGCATGTCTGCGAGAGCACGGTACCACTCAGCCGCAGAAGTGTAGGTTTGAGATGGCAGTATAATTGATGGTACATTAGTATGCACGACAATGTCGCACATATTCGAGGTTAGGGGACGCGCTTTTACGCTGATAGAATCAgtggcatcgtcgtcctcaacCAAAGAGCCAATACGAGGAAATTTTAGCTTGGAAAGCTGTAGCATAATATGGGCCATCTGGGCGTATAGATGCTCAAGCTTGTCCTCGCTGATTTCAGGATTTAGAAACGGGCGCTCATCAATTTTGCGTTCCGGGTCAAGAAGAGCCCTTGACATACTCTGATGATGCTCGATATAGTCCATGATGATATACGGGCCAAGTCCAGTAGGGTTTTCGGCCGCAGCCGCGTAATGATGGACATGCGGAACTGGAATAGTTGTATGAGCAGCAACATATCGCATGGTAGCCACTTCATAGCGAACTTTTTCGTCCGGAAATGGCACGATACCTGCCCTGTTAGCAATTTGACGAAGTCATTTGTGCGGTGTAAGTCGTACCCTTGATTGGCATCCTCAATATGATGGATGAGCCATCGGTATACTCGAGTCTGTAGATGACATTATAGCCACCTTTTATTACCGCATGCAGtacttctgcttctcccGGCCGATGTTTCAGAATAAGGTTGCCAATGGCACGACAAGTGTCTTCCTTGCGGACGGTCTTGAGCCATTCATCAGTCGACTCGTCCAGCTGGTACCAAATGGTgtcgtccttgtccatgacaAGGAACCTCGGTTTAGGTGTCATTGTGCGAAGCCGTGCATTTGCAGTTTCTGACTGTATGAAGTTCAAACTATCCGCCGTTGCGGCGAAACGGTGATCGTGACTGTCGGGGTAAGGTAACCTGAGGTTGGGGCGAGACTGCGTGTGACAGTTTAGACAGTAGACGGCTACGAAACCAGTGACGGTGAACAGCCTGGCGTGACGGACTGGCGTTTTACGATCAGTCCTTGACAGCAAGCAGCGAGGTCCATTAACACCCAAAGTTTCCAGTTTGGAGTTTGACGAGACAGCGAGCAAGATGGCTGCATGTTGGCTGAGATGCAGGCGGATGGACCCAAATTCCAAATGTTGTTTCTGATTCGTCAAATGCAAAATTACACACTCAGGTTAGTTGAGATATCTGCATGAGCACGTTATCCAGACGCAAATGAATGCAGACAATGAAACAAGTCGTCAGAGTTTACATTCAACCGAATCGACTTAATCCCGCAGCAAAGTTCGACAAACTACAACAGCCAAACCACTCCCTCTACTAAACCTTTTGGCCATCAATAACAACATTCTCCTCGAATGCCAAGTCGCGACGACTCTTAAACCTGCGAAGAGGAATTCCAGACTCGAAAAGCAgatcaatctcctccaaacTCCGACCCTTCATCTCAGGAACGCAGAAAAACGCAacaaccaccatcagcaCATTAATCGAGCCATATATGAAGCCTACTTTCGCACCCAACGCCGCGTACGGCTTGTTCAGCAAATACGGAATCGTAAAGGAAGTGACAAACGTCGTGATAATGGAAATGACGCTAGCGAGCAAGTTTGTCTTTTCCTTGACACGACTGGAAGCCGCTTCAGATACGACAACATAGGACCTGAACAAGTAGCAATTAGCAATGCGACGATCACCATCGGACACAAGACTTACACTGGAGCCCAGGACAAGTTGTACGCGCTGGTAAACAGAATAAAGAACGCCACCTAGTAACGTTAGAAACACCCTGCACCTAATATCAGGATACTTACCATGGTATTCTTTTGAGCATCGACCGGCGACTTTATCGAGCCCAGTCCACCAACTATAAACAGAGACACGGCCATACCTGACCCTCCTGTCATTAACATCGGTCGACGGCCAACCTGATCAATTATGTACCAAGtagccaccagacagaccagcCCGGAAATATTGCTCAGTATATTGAACAAGAACGCCTGGCTCTTGAACCCTTGGCTTTGGTAGAAAATGACCGAGTATTGACTCGAAAACGCTTGGCCAGTGATTTGCTGCCCAAACATAGCCACAATAGCAACAAAGGTTCTCCGCCTATTACTCTTGTCGAATACCTCTGCCCATGAACCCTTTTCTTCAAGAGAATGTGCGGTCTGCAGTATCTCCATTTCCTCATTAATTTCCGTTTCGGAATGGTTCTTTCTCAGTTTCTGCAACGATTCTTTAGCTTCGAAAACTCGTCCGCGGGATAAAAGCCTGGCGAGTGTCAAAAATAAATCAGGGCAAAATCACGGGCTGACTATACCATCGAGGAGACTCAGGAACGAATGGCAAAAAGGCTACAATAAAGGCTGGCGCAACAAATTGCAGACCAACAGGTATTTGCCACGCCTTATCACTTGTGAGACTCTGCGTGCCATACGTCACAAGAGAAGCAACTAATTGTCCTCCAACAATCATCAGTTGAAGCGTGGATGCCATCATGCCACGGAGCATCTTTGGCGCCGTCTCAGCCTGGTAGATCGGCACGACAACAATAGTCATACCCGTCATTCCGAAACTGATGAATCTTCCTATCGTGAATTGTGCACTTGTCGTAGCTGTCGTCTGGAGCAATACGCCACTGTGATAGTTGTCAACATCCACATTGATGCTACTGGCAAGCGAGCTGTGGATGACTTACATGAAGGACAGAGCAGCTATGACAATAATGCACATCTTCCGCCCGAATCTCTCAGCAATTGGTCCACATGCAATAGCACCGAGTGCTTTTCCAAGAAACGGAAGAGACGTCATGAGAGAGGACAGCCAGGCAGGCAGCTTACACGCTCCGTTGGAGTTGCATTCACCGAAACGCCTGCCAAAGCTGCCCATTCCTTGGACAGCGCCGAAATTGCCGACATCGTAGCCAAAATTGAATGCACAACTGCACATGTATCTGTTTGCAACTCGTCAGGAACCAAAACACAAGCAGACTGTGGGACAGCAAGTAACAGAGCCGACTTACAGCATCACAAACACAAGAGTACTGTTAAACTCCCGAAGGCGATCCGCTCCTAGGTTTACGTGAGGACCTTTATTCGTCATATTGATAAGCAGAACGGTTGTTCCCTGGAATTGCCTTCAAGtcatgatggcgatgttCAAGGGGAGCAACAACCCGTATATATACACAGCCAACTAGACGTAATATATCGGAAGTGCGTATTTTGATGCATCCCCCAAGGTCCAACACACTTCAGACAAACAAACCATACTTCACCCCGTACTAATTGCACCACAACCCCAGGTCGATTCGCCATGTCGTCTGGTGGCCGAATTCCGGTGGCGCTGTCATTCCCAACCAGGCCGAAAGCCGGTACTCCATGATTGGCCACCATGCCCATTGTTCATCACGCTATATGGGTTTAGTCTACGAGCGATATTCCCCATCTCCACGTTTACAATTCACACGAATAAGATGATAGTATGTTGTGGGTTTTGGCAACCCCAGATGCCGCGACAAGCATTGCTGGCCGGATTATGTACCAGTCCTCGTCATGAAGAATTATGTCTTACTTAGTAAAGTCATCTTACTCCTTCTCATATCAGGCTTGAATCTGGAAAAATAGTTGACAGTTTCCATGTAATTGCAACTTCCACAATGAACGGGCATACAGTCAAAAGACCCAACTTCTTGGTCATTGTCGCAGATGACCTCGGGTTCAGTGACCTAGGCTGCTATGCCTCAGAGATTAATACACCTTACATTGATGCACTAGCAAGCGAAGCGCACTCCATGCGATTCTCCCAGTTCCATGTCGCCGCAGCATGTAGTCCTACTCGCTCCATGCTCATGACAGGAACGGACCACCACATCGCTGGATTGGGGCAACTACAAGAATTTACACGTAGTTCGCCTGCTCACCGTGGACAGCCTGGTCATGAAGGATACCTGAATGAAAAGGTTGTTGCACTGCCAGAACTTCTATCTGATGGTGGTTACTATACCGTCATGAGTGGCAAGTGGCATTTGGGCCTGCAAAAGAAACACCTCCCCATTAATCGAGGCTTTAAAAAGAGTCTTGCATTGCTTCCAGGGTGTGCTAATCACTATGGTAAGTCGATATCCCTAAGGAAACATAATATAAAACGCTAACGCCAGAAGATTATGAGCCGGCATATCACGATCCAACCTCCGAGCCCGGTCGATTCTTTGAAACTGCTACTCGGGCATTACACGCCGAAGATGACAGATACTTGAAAGACGGGGAACTCGGCAAAGACTGGTACTCATCAGACGGGTACGCCACACGATTAATCTCCTACCTCCAAAATAGAACGGAGCAAGAACAAGCCCAACCCTTCTTTGCGTATCTTCCATTCTCTGCACCACATTGGCCGCTCCAAGCCCCAGCCGAAATTTGCGCTAAATACAAGGGGAGATACAAAGACGGACCGGAGGTACTACGCCAAGAGCGTGTCCAACGTCTAAAAAAGATAGGCTTAGTTCCCAATACGGCCGTTGCACACCCCGTAGTAACTACCGACGGTGAACCACAAGACTGGGAATCGCTCGACGACCACACAAGAGCTTCATCCGCCAGAGCTATGGAAGTCTACGCAGCAATGGTAGAGCGCATGGACTGGAATGTAGGACAAGTAGTCGAGTACCTGCGAGAAACAGGCGAATATGACAACACATTCATCATGTTCATGAGCGACAATGGCGCCGAGGGAGCCAGCTACGAGGCTAGTCCGCTCATTGGGACGAGCATCATGGCACACATCAGCAAATATTACGACAATAGTCTCGATAATATCGGCCGGGGTAACTCCTTCGTTTGGTACGGACCTCTCTGGGCACAAGCTGCCACTGCACCCTCCCGATTATATAAAATGTTTTCTACAGAAGGAGGATGTCGTGTGCCACTAGTAGTAAAGCCACACGCTAGCATGAGCAGTACAATATTACCCGGTGCGGTGGCTGGTGGCAAAATAGTTGATGCATTCTGCACAGTCATGGATATTGTTCCAACAATATTGGACTTTGCAGGCCTGCAACATCCAGCAGAGTACAAAGGTCGCAAAATCGCTTGTCTACGCGGCCATAGTTGGCGATCATACCTAGAACAGCTTTATTCAATTAGCCCAAAAGCATCTATACACGACTCGAACTATGTAGCGGGATTTGAGATCGCTGGTTCTGGGGCACTTCGTCGTGGCGACTGGAAGATTACATTTGTGCCTGCTCCAAAGGGTCCTCAGCGCTGGGAACTGTTCAATCTGGCCACAGATCCTGGTGAAACTACTGATCTGCGCGACAAAGAGACCAAAGTATTACGGGAGTTGCTACAGTTGTGGGAGGAATATAGAAAGGATGTGGGTGTGGTTGGGCTTGCTGGTGAATACAGCCGGGCGGTCCAGGGGGCACAGCAAACGACCTTGAAGGATGAGATGGAGGATCCGTACGCTTGGATTAAGTATATTGGACGTCCTGGCATTACACCTAAAGAGTTGACGAACGTTGTACCTACGGTGTGAGCATCGGCGTCAGCTCCATGTCCTACCGGCACTTGCAAAGAGCGGCCAAGGCTCTACGAATGGAAAGAGCTTATAGAAAGTTCTATAGAAAAGTTGGCTCTTATTTCAACTCCCCCGATAGCAGTAATCAAAGTCGCTCAAAATTCGGTAGATATTGCATCAAAATCTATCCACGATGGCAGCCCCGAAGACATGTCCCAGCAAAGGTAGTCTGCCATCTCGCCCGCGATTCTTGAATATCCCTCTGCGAGCTCAAACTCATCGGTTTCCACCATATGCGCCTCATTTCCATCTAGCGTGTTCGAGGCCATTGCGATGTACTGGAAACCCTGCTGTTGGCTTACACCCTCAGTAGACTCAGGAGCAGCCGCCAAACGATCTCTCCCGCTGTCCGTTAAGCCTCCAACTGTATCAGAGTTCTCCACGACGTTCCGCAACGACGAAGGCCCGCTTTCATGCGGTGTGTTTCCCAAGTTCGTTGCTCGACTGCTTCCAGAGCTGGAAGCGGCCCGTGACTTTGCGATTCGTCGCTGTGTCCTCTCCTTTGCTAGTCGGAATGGAGCAAGGTTGCTAAGGAATGCTGTTTTTGCCGGCCCAGTGACTTCAATTTGGCCAGTTGAAGCTTGCCTATTGCATAGTTAGCATGCAACTTGTTTTCAAGGAGCCAAGCAATCCGCCTCGACGGCGGGCCGCACCTTGAGCCGTGGCTTGCTTCCTGTTCAGCCGCGATTTCATCAAAGCCAAACTTTTTCATCAATGGGAGTAAGCTTTTATACTACTATTCGTTAGACTTTTACGTTCATGTCTTAGCAACAACACCTTACAAATAAATTGGTCTTCCCTTGTAATGAATGCATGGCATCCAAAACCTTCAAGTTCGCCCGGATGTTCTCACTGGCCATT
The genomic region above belongs to Pochonia chlamydosporia 170 chromosome 2, whole genome shotgun sequence and contains:
- a CDS encoding phosphotransferase enzyme family domain-containing protein → MTPKPRFLVMDKDDTIWYQLDESTDEWLKTVRKEDTCRAIGNLILKHRPGEAEVLHAVIKGGYNVIYRLEYTDGSSIILRMPIKGIVPFPDEKVRYEVATMRYVAAHTTIPVPHVHHYAAAAENPTGLGPYIIMDYIEHHQSMSRALLDPERKIDERPFLNPEISEDKLEHLYAQMAHIMLQLSKLKFPRIGSLVEDDDATDSISVKARPLTSNMCDIVVHTNVPSIILPSQTYTSAAEWYRALADMHLAQLAFQHNDAVDDEDDARDKYVARQLFRNISAQGRLFQDQEECDQDFRLFSEDFRPTNVLLDKDQQVVGVIDWEFAYAAPASFSFDPPWWLLLEEPEYWPGGYRAWMEAYEPRLQTFLRVLEAEEKKYDCVPPAERLNGTSVTDERAEIPLSQRMRGSWEKQMWMINYAARKSWAFDCVWWKFLDERYFGANENQDHLPRLEVLSKPQQEVMERFVLRKMEECARGGITTWTDEDAAEYRAGLAI
- a CDS encoding sugar transporter (similar to Cordyceps militaris CM01 XP_006667944.1); this translates as MTNKGPHVNLGADRLREFNSTLVFVMLYMCSCAFNFGYDVGNFGAVQGMGSFGRRFGECNSNGACKLPAWLSSLMTSLPFLGKALGAIACGPIAERFGRKMCIIVIAALSFIGVLLQTTATTSAQFTIGRFISFGMTGMTIVVVPIYQAETAPKMLRGMMASTLQLMIVGGQLVASLVTYGTQSLTSDKAWQIPVGLQFVAPAFIVAFLPFVPESPRWLLSRGRVFEAKESLQKLRKNHSETEINEEMEILQTAHSLEEKGSWAEVFDKSNRRRTFVAIVAMFGQQITGQAFSSQYSVIFYQSQGFKSQAFLFNILSNISGLVCLVATWYIIDQVGRRPMLMTGGSGMAVSLFIVGGLGSIKSPVDAQKNTMVAFFILFTSAYNLSWAPVSYVVVSEAASSRVKEKTNLLASVISIITTFVTSFTIPYLLNKPYAALGAKVGFIYGSINVLMVVVAFFCVPEMKGRSLEEIDLLFESGIPLRRFKSRRDLAFEENVVIDGQKV
- a CDS encoding arylsulfatase (similar to Aspergillus terreus NIH2624 XP_001214553.1) codes for the protein MNGHTVKRPNFLVIVADDLGFSDLGCYASEINTPYIDALASEAHSMRFSQFHVAAACSPTRSMLMTGTDHHIAGLGQLQEFTRSSPAHRGQPGHEGYLNEKVVALPELLSDGGYYTVMSGKWHLGLQKKHLPINRGFKKSLALLPGCANHYDYEPAYHDPTSEPGRFFETATRALHAEDDRYLKDGELGKDWYSSDGYATRLISYLQNRTEQEQAQPFFAYLPFSAPHWPLQAPAEICAKYKGRYKDGPEVLRQERVQRLKKIGLVPNTAVAHPVVTTDGEPQDWESLDDHTRASSARAMEVYAAMVERMDWNVGQVVEYLRETGEYDNTFIMFMSDNGAEGASYEASPLIGTSIMAHISKYYDNSLDNIGRGNSFVWYGPLWAQAATAPSRLYKMFSTEGGCRVPLVVKPHASMSSTILPGAVAGGKIVDAFCTVMDIVPTILDFAGLQHPAEYKGRKIACLRGHSWRSYLEQLYSISPKASIHDSNYVAGFEIAGSGALRRGDWKITFVPAPKGPQRWELFNLATDPGETTDLRDKETKVLRELLQLWEEYRKDVGVVGLAGEYSRAVQGAQQTTLKDEMEDPYAWIKYIGRPGITPKELTNVVPTV
- a CDS encoding oxidoreductase, 2OG-Fe(II) oxygenase family (similar to Beauveria bassiana ARSEF 2860 XP_008595133.1), with amino-acid sequence MAVSTEGDERADPVARLKTIRLQALKSAGPEDIDKLVVAATHDGIFYLSFEDDHQLSRAIAGMQSLGVDLFSLDMEHKMGHDIDKLGQYKLNGYKPIGRNVGGIKGQRDGFESYSISRNTISSLPDTKVSHLEVINEYNNTLVSFTAACSDIANMVFKILSQAFNLQENKSLESCHDASKPTLDIVRLLKYPSSIGNNCFSIPQTAHTDVGSLTFLYSESPGLQILPAGSKEWRHVIPKQGHLMVNFGDAMKTLSNGRLESVMHRVVTVPGTQVLDRHSFAFMIRPRPENLMTALPGFREADFEDDGQVLTCEEWVARKFKVMRGDKDEFQISGK